Genomic window (bacterium):
CCCCCGCGCCAGCGTTATCTTCCCCTATTCCGATTAATTTATTCCAAATTCAAGGCTAATTATTAATAAACGCAATTCCGTTTATAAAAAAGGGCAACCCGTTTAGGCTTGCCCCTTGCGAAAAATATTGTCTCGTTAATTATTGAACTTCGGGTTCATTCTCTTTGAAAAGTTGGCTTATGCCGCCGATACTCCCGAGTATTCCGCTTGTTTCGAGCGGAAGGAAAATCTTACTTGCTTTACCGTCGGCGATTTTTTCAAGGGCTTCGAGGTATTTAATTGCGATTAGGTCTTTCGTGGGGTTGCCATCGTGGATTGCCTTATAAACGGAGCTAATAGCTTCGGCCTCACCAGCGGCGATAGCAATCTTCTTGTATTTATTCGCGTCGGCTACCTTTTTAATAGCCTCGGCATCCCCCTCTGCCTTAAGAACAGTTGAACGCTTATGGCCTTCGGCTTCGAGGATCATCGCTCGCCTATCGCGTTCGGCTTTCATTTGGCGATGCATAGCCTGGGTGACGTCGTCCGGTGGTTCGATTCGTTGCAGCTCGACGCGTGTTACTTTAACACCCCATTTATCGGTAGCATCGTCGAGGATTTGACGGAGCTTGGTGTTGATCACTTCACGTGAAGTGAGAGATTCGTCGAGAGCAAGGTCTCCTATAAGATTCCTTAGATTTGTTTGCGCAAGTTTTGTTGTAGCAACATAGAAATTCGCAACATTATATGTCACTTTAATCGGATCGGTGACCTCGTGATAAACCACGGCATCAACTTCCACAACAACATTATCTTTTGTAATAACCGCCTGCGGTGGAACATCAACGACCTGCTCTCGGGTATCTACTTTGATTAACCTCTCCAGAAAAGGAAATATTATCGTTAGTCCGCTGTCCGCTGTGCGTTGGTATTTACCTAATCTTTCGATAAGACCTTTTTCCCACGGCCTAATTATCTTCATTGCCTTCCCTGCGGCAATGAATACAAAAAACGCAATAATTATGTAAACTGCTAACATTGTTCGCCCT
Coding sequences:
- a CDS encoding SPFH/Band 7/PHB domain protein codes for the protein MLAVYIIIAFFVFIAAGKAMKIIRPWEKGLIERLGKYQRTADSGLTIIFPFLERLIKVDTREQVVDVPPQAVITKDNVVVEVDAVVYHEVTDPIKVTYNVANFYVATTKLAQTNLRNLIGDLALDESLTSREVINTKLRQILDDATDKWGVKVTRVELQRIEPPDDVTQAMHRQMKAERDRRAMILEAEGHKRSTVLKAEGDAEAIKKVADANKYKKIAIAAGEAEAISSVYKAIHDGNPTKDLIAIKYLEALEKIADGKASKIFLPLETSGILGSIGGISQLFKENEPEVQ